From one Alicyclobacillus acidocaldarius subsp. acidocaldarius Tc-4-1 genomic stretch:
- a CDS encoding GGDEF domain-containing protein has protein sequence MVAARTEPVVHITWETSHALMEACSAQVSLGLDMIMALRVAEHASQRDLLTGAWNRLGIERRWPYVLEVAREDRARHAIVGIVDIDHFKHINDTYGHPVGDRVLRLVVQTLKEEARPDELVGRIGGDEFLVVAWSDSPDWRPRMFALQRAVRERWSGTCAVSVGGACSAWMATASKPVTRPRTSACTRTNAGESNTEKAPFREPSSPFFALIS, from the coding sequence ATGGTTGCGGCTCGCACGGAGCCCGTCGTCCACATCACTTGGGAGACGAGTCATGCGCTCATGGAAGCTTGCTCAGCTCAGGTCTCGTTGGGGCTCGACATGATCATGGCGCTTCGAGTCGCCGAACATGCGAGCCAGCGCGATCTTCTTACGGGCGCTTGGAATCGGCTCGGCATTGAACGGAGGTGGCCATACGTCCTCGAGGTGGCTCGGGAGGACCGCGCGCGTCACGCGATTGTCGGCATCGTGGACATCGACCACTTCAAGCATATCAATGACACGTACGGGCATCCGGTCGGAGACCGCGTGCTGCGCCTCGTGGTACAGACGCTCAAGGAGGAGGCACGACCCGATGAGCTCGTGGGCCGTATCGGTGGCGACGAATTCCTCGTCGTTGCATGGTCCGATTCGCCGGATTGGCGGCCCAGAATGTTTGCTTTGCAGCGGGCCGTTCGGGAACGCTGGAGCGGCACGTGCGCGGTGTCCGTGGGGGGAGCGTGCTCGGCGTGGATGGCGACAGCTTCGAAGCCTGTTACTCGGCCGCGGACGAGCGCCTGTACGAGAACAAACGCTGGAGAAAGCAACACGGAGAAAGCCCCGTTTCGTGAACCTTCATCGCCCTTCTTCGCGCTGATCTCCTGA
- a CDS encoding Hsp20/alpha crystallin family protein: MNQKSNHPFEFLNQLQELGDVRKWLGPDFLKNIPMPNFQGVPFFQDESTAAPFPPIDLYNRSSEIVAVIALPGLKSQGDVALTVRPRLLRVRGQLSSYFAGAHDHVLSSELFRGAFDREMDLPERVNPDGVKAVYRSGLLIVYMAKDLTRETPGNTVAIEFAPEEG; encoded by the coding sequence ATGAACCAGAAATCCAATCATCCGTTCGAGTTTCTCAATCAGCTGCAGGAACTCGGCGACGTGCGGAAGTGGCTCGGCCCCGACTTCCTGAAAAACATCCCGATGCCGAATTTTCAAGGCGTCCCTTTCTTTCAGGACGAATCGACCGCGGCGCCCTTTCCGCCCATCGACTTGTACAACCGGAGCAGTGAGATCGTGGCCGTCATCGCGCTCCCCGGGCTCAAATCCCAGGGAGACGTCGCACTCACCGTGCGCCCGCGCTTGCTGCGGGTACGAGGTCAGCTGTCGTCGTACTTCGCCGGTGCGCACGATCACGTCCTCTCATCCGAACTGTTCCGCGGCGCGTTCGACAGGGAGATGGATTTGCCGGAGCGAGTGAATCCGGATGGCGTGAAGGCCGTCTACCGCAGCGGGCTGCTCATCGTGTACATGGCGAAGGATCTCACGCGCGAGACGCCCGGCAACACCGTCGCCATCGAGTTTGCACCCGAAGAAGGCTGA